From one Populus alba chromosome 17, ASM523922v2, whole genome shotgun sequence genomic stretch:
- the LOC118029746 gene encoding probable carboxylesterase 17: protein MAAISFDPRVNLQMSKNSHGVISEEIEGLIRVYKDGRIERPPIVPNVPCNVAPVDDVTAKDIVIDKFTNLWARIYVTKRSGRLPLLVYFHGGGFCVASAAWICYHEFLANLASKAGCIIVSVNYRLAPENRLPTAYEDGIKTLMWVKQQTLNCSPEHKWWLSRCNFSSLFLAGDSAGANIAYNMATRLGSSNNPDCMLIKPLCLKGIILIQPFFGGEARTLSEKNMAQPANSALTLSASDTYWLLSLPLGSTRDHPCCNPLANGASKLRDQRFPATMVCISEMDILKDRNLEFCAALVNAGKRVEKMIYKGVGHAFQVLLNSHLSQIHVQEMVSHLKAFIHQ, encoded by the coding sequence atggctGCCATTTCGTTTGATCCAAGAGTTAATCTGCAAATGAGCAAGAACTCTCACGGCGTAATCagtgaagaaattgaaggaCTCATCAGAGTTTACAAAGATGGACGCATCGAAAGGCCTCCTATAGTTCCTAATGTTCCTTGCAATGTGGCGCCAGTAGATGATGTGACAGCAAAAGATATTGTTATCGATAAGTTCACTAACTTGTGGGCACGCATTTACGTCACAAAACGCTCAGGCAGACTGCCTTTACTTGTTTACTTCCATGGAGGTGGATTTTGTGTTGCTTCAGCTGCTTGGATTTGTTACCATGAGTTCTTGGCCAATCTTGCTTCTAAAGCAGGTTGCATCATCGTATCCGTAAACTACCGTCTAGCCCCGGAGAACCGTCTCCCTACTGCTTACGAAGACGGAATCAAGACCCTTATGTGGGTAAAACAACAGACTCTAAATTGTTCTCCTGAGCATAAATGGTGGTTAAGTCGGTGCAATTTCTCTAGCTTGTTCTTAGCTGGTGACAGTGCTGGAGCAAACATAGCATACAATATGGCTACAAGGCTAGGGTCCAGTAACAATCCTGATTGCATGTTAATTAAGCCTTTGTGTCTCAAGGGCATCATCTTGATCCAACCTTTCTTTGGAGGAGAGGCACGAACTTTGTCCGAGAAAAACATGGCTCAACCAGCTAACTCAGCACTGACTCTATCGGCTTCTGACACGTATTGGCTGTTATCACTACCTTTAGGGTCTACCCGTGATCATCCATGCTGCAACCCTTTAGCAAACGGTGCAAGCAAGTTGCGGGATCAAAGATTTCCAGCAACAATGGTATGCATATCTGAGATGGATATACTCAAGGATAGAAACTTGGAGTTTTGTGCTGCTTTGGTTAATGCTGGTAAGAGAGTAGAAAAAATGATTTACAAAGGAGTTGGCCATGCATTTCAAGTTCTACTTAATTCTCATCTCTCCCAAATCCACGTTCAAGAGATGGTGTCCCATCTCAAGGCTTTCATCCACCAATGA
- the LOC118029747 gene encoding T-complex protein 1 subunit zeta 1 has product MSIRVLNPNAEVLNKSAALHMNINAAKGLQDVLKSNLGPKGTIKMLVGGAGDIKLTKDGNTLLKEMQIQNPTAIMIARTAVAQDDISGDGTTSTVIFIGELMKQSERCIDEGMHPRVLVDGFEIAKRATLQFLEKFKTPVVMGDEPDWEILKMVARTALRTKLHEALADQLTDIVVNSVLCIRKPEEGIDLFMVEIMHMRHKFDVDTRLVEGLVLDHGSRHPDMKRRAENCFILTCNVSLEYEKSEINAGFFYSNAEQREAMVTAERRQVDERVKKIIELKDKVCSGTDNNFVVINQKGIDPPSLDLLARAGIIALRRAKRRNMERLVLACGGEAVNSVDSLTPDCLGWAGLVYEHVLGEEKYTFVENVKNPHSCTILIKGPNDHTIAQIKDAVRDGLRAVKNTIEDEAVVLGAGAFEFAARKYLINEVKKTVKGRAQLGVEAFADALLVVPKTLAENSGLDTQDEIVTLTGEHDRDNIVGINLQTGGPLDPQMEGIFDNYSVKRQLINSGPVIASQLLLVDEVIRAGRNMRKPT; this is encoded by the exons atgtcgatAAGAGTATTAAACCCTAACGCGGAGGTTCTCAACAAATCGGCGGCGCTTCACATGAACATCAATGCCGCTAAAGGTTTACAAGATGTTCTAAAATCCAATCTCGGCCCCAAAGGCACCATCAAGAT GCTTGTTGGTGGTGCTGGAGATATAAAGCTGACTAAGGATGGAAACACTCTTTTGAAAGAAATG CAAATCCAAAATCCGACGGCCATTATGATTGCAAGGACGGCTGTTGCCCAAGATGATATCAGTGGAGATGGTACGACGTCTACTGTGATTTTTATTGGAGAGCTTATGAAGCAATCTGAACGGTGCATCGATGAAG GGATGCATCCACGTGTATTGGTTGATGGTTTTGAGATTGCCAAAAGAGCCACTCTCcagtttcttgaaaaatttaagACTCCTGTGGTCATGGGTGATGAACCTGACTGGGAAATTCTTAAAATGGTTGCTAGAACAGCCCTAAGGACGAAG CTGCATGAAGCTTTGGCAGATCAGTTAACTGACATAGTTGTCAATTCG GTGCTTTGTATTCGAAAGCCTGAGGAAGGCATTGATCTATTTATGGTGGAGATTATGCACATGCGTCATAAATTCGATGTTGACACGCGGCTT GTTGAAGGTCTTGTTCTTGACCATGGTTCTAGGCATCCTGATATGAAACGGCGGGCAGAGAACTGTTTTATCTTGACATGCAATGTGTCTTTGGAATATGAAAAAAG TGAAATAAATGCAGGATTTTTCTACTCAAATGCAGAGCAGAGGGAGGCAATGGTTACCGCTGAAAGGCGTCAGGTCGATGAAAGAGTTAAAAAGATTATTGAACTAAAAGATAAG GTTTGTTCTGGTACAGACAACAATTTTGTGGTTATCAATCAAAAGGGAATTGATCCTCCATCATTGGACCTTCTTGCACGAGCAGGG ATAATTGCCCTGCGAAGAGCAAAGAGGAGAAATATGGAACGCCTGGTTTTGGCTTGTGGAGGAGAGGCTGTGAATTCTGTCGATAGTTTAACTCCTGACTGCCTCGGTTGGGCTGGACTGGTGTATGAGCACGTCCTTGGTGAAGAGAAGTATACATTTGTTGAAAATGTAAAGAACCCCCATTCTTGCACTATCTTAATAAAAG GACCCAATGACCATACAATTGCCCAAATAAAGGATGCTGTCCGTGATGGCTTGAGAGCTGTAAAAAACACCATTGAAGATGAAGCTGTTGTGCTT GGAGCAGGAGCTTTTGAATTTGCAGCCAGAAAATACCTAATCAATGAAGTCAAGAAAACAGTTAAAGGG CGTGCTCAGCTAGGTGTTGAAGCTTTTGCTGATGCCCTTCTTGTGGTGCCCAAAACACTGGCTGAGAATTCTGGGCTAGACACTCAAGATGAGATTGTCACTCTCACG GGAGAGCATGACAGGGATAACATTGTTGGAATAAATCTCCAAACAGGAGGGCCCCTTGATCCTCAAATGGAGGGTATCTTCGACAACTACTCTGTCAAGCGCCAACTCATAAACTCAGG GCCTGTTATCGCATCCCAATTGCTGCTGGTGGATGAAGTGATTAGGGCTGGACGGAACATGAGGAAGCCAACTTAG